The sequence below is a genomic window from Leishmania major strain Friedlin complete genome, chromosome 30.
CGCGGGTGCACATGCAGAAGGAGAAAAGGGAAGAAAGCACATGAGGCGCAGTCAGATAAGCGCTGAGACTGCTTGCAGGCGTGTCCTTTGTTTGTATCTCTTGAAATTGGGCTCAGTCGTCTGGGATTGAGTGGCGAtggcaaagagagagatacgGAGAAGCACTGTGATCCCCTGAGGTAAATCGAGCGTGTCGATGAATATCTGCCCTCGTCGCAATATGCTGATgttgagagagagagaggggtgagGTGTgagacggcacgcacacctcACCTGACAAAAAAGTAGAGCACATGTGGTGGAATACACCTAGTCCGCAGATTCTCCTCCCCCGCGCACGTGCATGTGAAGCGGAGCAGAGGAGTATATCTCTATCTCTCGGCGTGCGCCAGCGTCCGTACACAACCGCTTCCCGGCAGCTCACCGCTCACGAGTAGGAATCATCCGGATTCTGTAAAGAGTTATACCCCTCcttgtgccgctgcgaccTGCCCATGCACCGCAAGGTgaccagctgcgccgcccgcacgcctgccgccgctgactTGGCGCATGGAACAATGTCCATTACGTCACGCTTGCCGAGAACGTAATAGTTgtgcgcagacgctgccgctTGATATAGAAGAAACAGAAACAAAGAaatcagcagcagccttcgcagcaccggcgtggACTGCGTCGGCTGCATAGAGTctctgctgtcgccgccactgctggaTGTGTTCGACGCGTTCGGCTTCGCCGCGCCATCTCCTTCCCACTCCCCGTAGCTCACAGACACCTGGGTAAAGTAGTACGGCGTGGCCGTATTCTCCATTGGAGAGGTGTACGCGAATAGCACGGCGCCCCCGCTGTCAGCGCGCACAAGGTCGCCGGACGTGTAAACCCTATCCCCTGATCTGAACTTTTCGTCAGTACGGCCGTCGGCACTAACACGAACGATGAGCGCATTCACggtcggcggcagcaccgccttgAAGTACATGGTCAGAGGCAGttgcggcgtggcgcgaagCCTGTGCGGCATAGGAGCGATAAAGCTATTATCCGGCGCTACCGCCACGTGGCAGACGGGGCGGTTCGCAAAGAAGCTAAAAAATCGAAACGGGGTCGGGCCAtcggtgcgcacacgcatcacACGCACCTCGATGTCCGTTCCAGCCGCCACGTTTGCGAGCTCCAAGATGCCGTTGTTGTCCGACGCTTCCGTGAGCTGCGCCCCTTCTGAGATTCGGTAAGTTGCATTGATATACAACCACCGCGCCAGCATGTTACCAAGATTGAGGGGGAAGGCACGTGCGATCAGGACGATTGCCtcgccagctgctggtgccTGCTCCACTGGGATGCTGTAGTGGTCATTGAACTCACCAGCGAAGCCGTGTTTCTCGGCGCAGAGCGGCGCTACAACCACTTCAGCATTCACCGGAGCGCACACCACCGTCAACAATGCCAGCAGCAAGACACCGGAGGCGAGAAGCGGCCCCGCCGCGCGCGGGCGGCGACCGCTCCCAGAGGCAAAGTCgctcatgtgtgtgtgtgtgtgtgtgtgtgtgtgttcttcGTTTATCTGTCGTGTAGCGTGATGTCGatatgcatgtgcgtgcctACTTGCGTATACGCAGAGAAGGAAAGCACTTTGGTTGTTACAAGAGGAAAGGAGGTGGTCCATGTGAAAATAAAGAGAATAGGGAATAGGTAGGCGTGAAAAAGATACACCTTAGCTGGGCAAGGCAAAGCAGAGATCGTGATGGCTACAGAGGAGGTCGACGAGGCTGAGGCTGGGAActggcgcgccgcgccgtcacgCCTCCGAAGGAGTCATAGGGGCGACAGAGAAATGCTGCTCGGGAGGTACCCGTTCCACACGATCCCATGTTTGGACTCTCTTCGTTGCCTCCGCTTTTCGCGCGCACCTTAGCAGTACTGGATGCAGCGGGGTTATACGCGTcactgtgtgcgtgggtaTTCATCCTCACAACGGTCGTGGAGGAACGTTTGGAGCGTACATCGAATAGTGCATCAAGCGTGTAACCTTCACTGCCTTCCGCGGATGACTTTGCTGAAGTCCTGTCGTGAACAGGGCGGGGCGTTCCGTGTGCGCAAGGGCCGAAATTTTCGTCGGCTGCATGGCAGTAGCCGCGCTAGTCGCTCTTCTCGATCCGTGTagccgctgcgcagcctgTGGGCAACAGACGAAGAAAAGGTGCGCAGCAGTaacagaggcgcagcacaggCTCCTCCGAGAGTATCAGGCACCCCCAGGCCAGAAATAAACGCCAGGACGCTCGAGCGGCGACGAGCGCTCACACCGAGATCACGTTCACCTCAACTGCTCTGCGCTGTTGATAGGGAGAGCTCCGGCTCGAGCTCCGCCAAGTCGTGTGGCTGCGCGGTAGTGGCGGCTCGATCTTCGAGTAAGAGTACCCCGCCAGCCCGAGAAGTGTGATGGAGATGCCGATCAGCTTCTTCTGCGGCATGTCGGCTGACACAAAGATGAAGTCTAGCACAAACACCAACGACGTCTTCAAGTAGCCAACAACGTTCATTGTCAGCGGCGACGTCTTTCCTacgaagagaaagaaggagaAGTTCACGCCAAAGGCAAAGATgcaagacagcagcaccgtccACACCGTCTTGAAGGTGACCTCGTACGCGGCCAGCTTCTCACCGCCGTCCAGCGGAATCACCACGAGCAAGAGCATGACAGCGCTAAGGGGGGTTTCATAGATGAGCAGCTGCATCGGCTGCGCACCCAGCTCCACCTGCTTTGTCTTGCCCCAGATCGTGTAGAGGGAGTTGGCGATGATGGCGAGAAACGCCCACACCACGCCCATCCAGTTCACATCCGTGTCGGCGTAGAAggtgacgccgacgccgatgcACACGGGCAACAGCGACAGCAGTGTGCTCAGCTTCTCCCGCTTGCCATAGTGAAACCACTCAACGAAAACAATTAAGGGTGTGCAAAGAATCTTCAGCACCTGATACACGCTTACCGAGTTGGTTAGGAGAGAGAGGTTGTTAAAGACGACGTAGCCGCAGAAGGCGCAGCTGATGGGGAGCACCCGGCGGATCGAAAGCTTCTTCGGCGTGAACAGCTTCACCCCGTACGCAAAGAATACGCAGCCCAGAAATGTCGTGACAAAGTGGATGATGGTAAGAACCGTACTAAACTCGAAGTGCGCCTCGATAAAGACGAACCGCTTGTTGGCAATGATCACCCCGATGCTGCTCGTGATGTTCAGCAGCAAGCTGaagagcagcgaggcggtgcccatggctgtcgctgctgcttcgctgAGGAAGGGGGTGCGAATGTTTGGGACCGTGTAGCGCTAAGTGCAGTGCAGGAatgccacacgcacacccaccccaTCTGCTTTCCTTGCTTCCTGTTCGACGCCACGAAGAGGCcagcacacatacacgtgcacacgcgtgcgtgcaacCCCACAAAGAGCGGCAATAGGCTAATTcgagaagagaagcagcggaatgcacacacgcacctacACGAAAATAAAAATGAAGGGAAAGAAGGAGTGGAAGTAGAAGTCGATGCGCGCAGAGTTCAATGTAAGCATCACCAGTAAAAGAAAGAGACGCCTGCCTGTGCtgagtagcagcagcaggagcagcaccaACAACCAAACCCGTGGTAGCGAGGCCGCAGACGCAGACGCTTCGTCACCTTTCTACTCTGTTCTCTATGCGCattcttttttctttcggcGGTTCTACTGGTCTCCCAATGAGCCACGCTTGTTCGCACAACACACCTTTCCTCCGTGCTGAGAACGTGCCAGCTTACCGGAAGAGAGGACGAGCAGCAGAGGAAGGAAAAGACACGGACATGCACCCGCAATCAGGGAAGCGCAACCACAATGGTCACTAAGTCATGGAAGCCCTTGCGCGATATTCTCGCCTCTCGAGTTGTTGCGCCCCTTCCGCAACATGCCCCCATGTGGgccggcggcgtcaccgTCGTACCAGGGCCCCGTACCCCACACTCGTTATGGGGGAAGCCAAGAGCCTGCACAGCCCGCCCTCGGGGCACGGCTGGCCGACTCTCGGTGTCAGCGGACAGGTCTGGGCTGGTGCTGTGCCGAGGAGACCTGCGGGTCATGGCCACGCTTGTAACAGCTCACTACAAATCGTGCCGACAGGTCGTCGAATGCACGCATCCGCCCGCGTTTTATTCCTGCTCTTGCTGCGTTGCGGTGATGCTGAGTGTGATCCCGTACCTGGCCTGCGCTGCCTGCAGTGGAATCGCAGTGGGCGGAACGACGCCCAACGGTGCTGGTTGACCCGATATGTCCTTGATGAGCAGCCGCCGTGCAGCAGTGGAAAGTGAACAGCTGGGGCTGTGCACGCATATAGTTTGCTGACTTGTTCGTTGTCGAGCGGGCACGTTGGAGAGATAattaaaaaaaaaaacctgAATCTTCAACGATATCGGCGAGAGGCAACAGCAACCAGAAAACAGAAAGCAGAGAACGCAAGAGGGGGATGTGTAGGCCAACCATGTGGAGCTTCACACGCACAGCAAACAGAACACAAAGAGTAACGAGCATGTATGCGTCATGTCTGTGGATagaaaagacacacacacacacacacacacacacacacacacgccacagTCGCTGCGTGCCACGCCAAAAGAACcggaaaacaacaacagcaacaacaacaacaaaaagagatGCCAACAAAGCAACGAAAAACGCACGCActggatgtgtgtgtgtgtgtgtgagagagagagagagaatagTGTGGAGAGGATGAGGTAAGAAGGCAAGAGTGATCGGCTGATGAAGACACAGGGAGAAAGCGAAATAGTCATGCGACGCATATGCGTGTAAGCGTCGATACGTATAGATGTGTATACACATGTGCAGAGGAGCAAGGTTGGAAGGGGTGGTGGGAGGTGAAAGAGGAGAAGTCGTACAAAAGAAGTACGTCTGGTcgtttctccctctttccgcTAAACgtatgcatgcgtgtgcgtgtgcatgggggtggggggctgACTGTGTGCAGCGTGTATATGGTGCCTGCTCTCTTATGTAAGTATGTCCCGCTTCGCGGAGAGTGCTGTGATGTTGCCCCTCCCTTGTGATGTTGTGGCATGCTATGTAtatgtgtttgtgcgtgcgcccGTGGCTTCGCTGTTTCGCAGTGACGAAGCGCCCCTCAGAAGGGATCAAAGTGTGAGGCAGTCGAGAGAAAGGTGCACTGCACACGCATCTCCGCGAAAATGCACAGACCTAGAGCGCCACACGGGTGGCAGCAAGCATGCCGGCAGGATTCTGCAAGCACAACCAAAACAAAAATAACGGGGAGGGTGAGGTGACCATAAGAGAggcagggaaggggggaaggaagaAACGATGAGGACTGGCAAGATGGGAAACCCACAAGTGGTGATGCGGCAATgtgggggaggaagagggggcaaGCATCTGTGCACACCCACCAAACAAGCGAGCAGGTCACACAGCCAAATGAAAAGAGACGTAGACAGCGTAACACCTGCATCGACCACGGCCAAGGTACACACAAGCCGGTCAAGCACCTTTCTCTATGTCCCCTCCGCCTTTCTTCAGAACAAGGGTTGCAGCTGTCTTTGCTGCCTGCCGTACTGCTCAGCTCCAGCTGTCCTGtcacggtggtggtggtagtggaTGGTTGGTGGCCAAAGATGGAGTGAGAGAAGAAGGcggtatatatatagagagtGAATCTCATGTAAGGGCAAAGACCCTGTGAAAGGCGAGGGAGGCACGGCCAACAGAAGCACGAAAAAcggaaaagaagaagagacgGACAGATACCCATCAAAAACGCCTCCGAtgtgctccccccccctctctctctctctacacacacacacaaacacacacaggcccacgcagcgaaagagagagagatggaggcaCCGAGAAGAGCGTGCTCATTCGCCGACATCTATGACCTCTACGAATGCACACGCTCACACTCCCATGGCACGCCCATGGACGTTGATGAGGCGTCACCAGGTGTGGGGAAGTGAAGCGCGTGCAGGGAACAGCAGGTCCACGGAGACAGGTAGCAATGCGCACACTGCAAAgctgtgcgtgtggcacACGGGCGTGGACGCGCCTCTTGCCTTCCCGTGAGCGCCTGCATtttttgtatgtgtgtgtgcatgcgaaTGAAATGCAGCGCACAACACCACAGCGccacctctctcgctcctctTCTATGCCCTGAGCTGGCGTGGACTGTCGTCGTCCAGCACGCTACGCCCCACCCCGCTATGTGGGCCGATGATGGGCGAGCGAAGCGGTGTGGTGCCGGAGCTGACCGGTACAGCCAACGGCGCGCTGTAGGGGATTGACCGGCTCACATGCAccttttcctcctccacccgGTCCATCcagcgctggcgctcgcgctccaCCACCCCATCCAGGTCGTGCAGCTTTCGTGTGagcacggcgctgcggtcCTTGCAAGCCGCAACCTCCGTCATGGCCTCCTCCAAACCCGACTGCATCTGCGCCAGTGCCgaggcgcgccgctgcattAGTTGGTTGAAGTACACCTCGTTCTTCATGAAGGCATCGACAACAGCGTTGGGGTTCTCGAGCAGGTGGCGACTGACCGGACCGGCAGCTTGCTGAGCGGGGGTCAAGTGGATGCTGCTGCTAGCCGGGGCAGCGTGCACAGCAGTTGTCTCAGGGCTGCGCATCGGCTGCAGAGACGGGCTGAAACCCTTCGCCACAACGCCACTACAGTTTCCCAGGTCCAGCGACGTGGATACTGTCGTGTTGGCAAGAGCTGCCCTCGCTGACGActctcctccagcgcgctgcggcgtgcgcaTGGGGGACGTTGACTCACCTGTCAACGGCGGTGCGGAGGAGGCTGGTGCCGACATCGAGGTTGATGCCTCCGCGGCAGAAATTTCGCGGAGGTACGACATAGGCACGaagccacggcggcgcgcgtccGTGGTTGCTTCGACCTTTATCCAGCCATCCTGGGCGACGCCCTCCGTGGCACAGAGTATCTCGCCTTTGAAGACGGACAActccacgtcctcctccgcctgaAATTCGTGCGCCACGACGAAGTACCGCATCTGCttatgcgtgcgtgtgtgcgtatgttcgtgtatatgtgcgtgtatgaTAGCCTTTTCCGTTTTCGCGGTGCAAGAAAAAGGGCAGCGACGGGACTtgagtgtatgtgtgtgtgtgtgtgtgtgtgtgtgagaggaggagagaggaggagctgcccTCTCTTACAGGGGCAACGGGAAGGGTGTACGTCGTCGCTTCCCGTCACGAAAGCGGAGCAAGAGAGACGGCAGGAACGAAGTGCGCGCGTTGAATGGGTTGAGCAAGAGGGGCATGCAGGTCaagagaaaggaagaggcggtgACACGTTCAGTCCGCGCCATCCCTGTGAGTGCACacaagggagaggggagaagggcaaagaggcaccgcagccggACGCGGAATTTGTGACAGGAGAAGCCTGGGGTGACCGGCAAGCGCCACACGGGCTCCGGCGCACATCTGTCCCCTCAGCACATGTCACCCACGAAGTACATCACGGCGGTGTCTATGAGGGTCTTCAGCGTTTGAGGCCGGAGTGACTCTCGATGCGCCGCGAGTTGGAGAGAAAGGAAGATTATGATGAGGTAGTGCGGTGATGTCGTGCTGGGCATGGCGGCCGCAAGAGCGAAAGCCAACACAGGTCGCAGGGACTGGTGCGGTGGGTGCGAACACACGGCGGAGTTGCAGGCATGAGACGGGTCAGCAAAGCAACAGCGCAACAGCGTGACACGCGCAAAGAGCAGAAAGGGACAAGGACCTGAAAGGGAGCCTATTCGCTGTTTTTGCTTTGCCTTACACTCGTAGCGGAGAACACATGTACTcctagacacacacacacacacacacacacacatgtgcacacacagagggatAGAGAGGGATGCGACAGCTCTCACGGACACCAAAGATTTgcacaagaaaaaaacacCTGTTGGCGACGCCTTGGCGAGCATGGGGTGTGTGCAGACGAAACAAgcccgcctccctcccaaaaaaaagagcgctAGCGACGCAGCAAACAGCAGTAGCGGCGAAGAGAGAAACCAGCAGagacaaaacaaaaaaaatatatataaGAAAAAGGTAACGCGAAAGGGGTGAGGGTGCGGTAGAAAGAGAAACagaaacagaaagagagatagagagagcaTGCGCGCGTCTTCCATTACATCCACATGAACCTacaaaaaacagaaaaggaaACGAAAGAGGACGTGTCACTTGTGCTTTAGCACACACTTACAGATGCATGCACGCCTagaaaagaaacaaaaaagacgCAATACGATTCATACACAAGTATATCggcatatatatatatatatatatgtgcatGTATATCCATGTACATCTATATCCATTCAGCGGTGGCATTAGCCCTAGACATGAAACCTCAAGCAACCTTGAAGACGAAGGTAGAAGCAGACTTCATCTGCATTGATGCCTTGCACACCAGGCGttctttttgtttctgtGTATTTCAAGGGTGCCGTATGTacatacatatgtatatgtgtgtgtgtgtgcttgtgtgagagagagatcgaGAAAAAACAAAGTACGAGTGACATTGGGAGAAAAGAGACCGAGGAAGATGACCCCACCACCcgcctcccacacacacagaaaaaggTGAGAGCCAGAGCTGGTGACATGCCTTAAGCATTCTTCTTCCACTCTTTCGCTCGTGTCCGCTGCTTGGGTGGTGTAAAAGCAACGGCATTGCTTACTGTGCCGCGCCAACAATTATTATGGACGACCATCGCGTGCCCAATcaccccgccgccgccccctttCCTACTCAAAGGTAGGGCAGGCGCACGGTGCCGCCCGTCGCCTTCTTTGACGGCCCCGTATGCGAGAGTCCATGTATGTTTGGTGCGGCCACCGCTGAGGCGGCCCGGTTCGGCGCGAGCTGGGCCTGACGATCGAGAAGGTAAAGGCAGTGAAGAGTAGTGGACATGGCGGGGTCTGCCCAGTCCCACATCGTCACCTCGTCCAGCGAGTCGGGTGTGGCCTTACCTCTCCGCGTCAACGCTGTCGAAGCAACCTTGGTGGTGGCAACAGAGGCGGCtgcggaagaggagggaacCTGAGCTGATGGCACCGAGGACAACAAcgacggtggcagcagcgtctccgtATGCATCAGTGCGTTCTTCCGCCCTTTGTGAATGCAGGCACGCCATTGCCGGTCTGTCTCAGTATAACACACTTTCGGAGCAACATCGATGGCTGGTGACCGCGGAGATGCACCCGGCTTCGACTCCAGCGAGGGCAGCTCATCTATCGCAACCACCGGATTCGCCTCCATGTGCTTGAGCGCTGGCGAGCAAGGCCATCGACTTCGCCTCACCTGAAGACGCGTGTAATGCACCGAGGCATTTTGGAGTATGGCGCGATGAGCTCGGTTGCGGCGCGTGCAGACCTCGATATCTTCCAAGACGGCACTGCCGACCGTGAAGGGCAGCTCGCAGCTGACAAGTGTAGTCGtgttggccgccgccgtcgcgatTACTCGGCCCCCACGTTCGGTCAATGACGTTCCGAATAGCCGCACCGTCTCCACATCTGTTTCGACAAGAATGCGCGCAAGCGTCTCCGCACTCACGTCCGTCAGTCCGCAGTTGCGGCTCAAGTCCACAAAGGTCAGGTGCGTCATGGTCAAGATGGCAGGCCCGACGTAGAAGCGAAAGTCTTTGTCCAGGAGACCACAGTGCTGCGCCTCAAGTGCGGTCAGGTGCGGATGTTGTTTAATGAGCGCGCAAAGCCCCGCGATCGCCGCGCTACCGAGCACGTTGTCAGATACGCAGAGGTGGACGTAGCGATCGTTGTAGCGGAGGAACGTCCGCAGGGACTCCAGGACTCCGGCGGTGAGGCCACCGCGCTGATCGCTTAGATCGACGCGCCGACGGTTCGGGTCCAGCACCCGCCTCGACAGACTCATCCGCGGTCAGCTCTGCGTCTACTACGGCAAGCAACAAAAAGGGCCGGGGCCACAGATAATCCGACACGTGTGCACAGCGCACGTGTCGGTGTTGTGTGTAGACGGCCGAGAGCATGAGCAGGGAGCAGGGTGCGCGGCGGGTTTTGAGCGTGGTCCCAGCGGAACAACcgacacacgtgcacaccaGAGGAAAGTAAGCGCATATGGAGGGGATCAATAACGTgagcagaagaggaggaaaagagcgAAGGGGGAGCGGTACGGTGCAATGCATTAGGTTGTAGTCGTACCGAGCAAACTCGAGAGAGAGGCCATACATGACCGCGCGCTGATCTCCATCCCACACAACCTTTCCCGCCTCCTACGCAACGAaaagctggcgcagcgcccaTTCGCCGCTTCGAGGGCTCTCTCACCACAacgggaagagaggagagagccgGATGAAGAGCGCGGAACGCTGCACGAGTTGGTAGGGGGACTGCGACCGCAACGGGTGgagtcagagagagagagagagagagtcggaGACAGCGTTGCTTGCCTGTTTTCTTGCTCCTCTTTCGTTTTGCTTGATTTGCTTCCCACTTTCGCCCCTCGCCAAGCGAATGAAAGAAGTGAGACGTCTGCATGTacgtgcctgtgcgtgcgtgcgtgagagagcAGCGGCCCAAAAAGgtgtgcagcacctccaaGAACATCGAGAAATAGAGGCTAAGAAGTGGCCGCAAGAAATAAAACGTCTGCACACTGTCTCAGAAATACGCACCGCACGCCTGCTCCGCTGTTCAAACATAATGGAGTCAGagtgctgctgtcgcaccTGCTCCACTCTGTACTTCAGCTCTATTCGCAAGTAAACATACGAATTCGCATGCAAAGACACTCGCTTGGCATCACCTCTTCCAGTGAGTCACGCGCAACACATGAACGGAGAAGTCGGTGTAgtgtgcggaggagaagagcaggGAAGACGAGGCAGTGAGAGGCACGCGGTCATCCACTCGTGACAGCAGTGTCCTCAGGTGCAACCCACGGCAGTCGTCACtcaaacacaaacacacatacacgcatctatatatatatatatatgcgtacATCAAAAAAAGGGTAGAGGCAGCActcgacaacaacaacgaggGAAACGGAAGAGCGCAAGCACGACCGGCGCGCACCACGTGGCTGTTGGGGGTAGGATTGCTAGCCCACCGCGTTCCGGCATACATCGTCGGCAAGGAGACAACAAGCGCACTTTAGCCACTGTCGTCGTCTTTCAGGTCGGTGGGCAGTACCAGTTCGGAGAACGTGTCGAACATGTTAACACCTCCATGAGCCTCGTCACCACCTTCGTTACCAGGCTCGGATGCGGTCGAAAAATGATTCTGCAACCCCCGCGCTATGTGTGGCGATGTGC
It includes:
- a CDS encoding SH3 domain protein-like protein, which encodes MRYFVVAHEFQAEEDVELSVFKGEILCATEGVAQDGWIKVEATTDARRRGFVPMSYLREISAAEASTSMSAPASSAPPLTGESTSPMRTPQRAGGESSARAALANTTVSTSLDLGNCSGVVAKGFSPSLQPMRSPETTAVHAAPASSSIHLTPAQQAAGPVSRHLLENPNAVVDAFMKNEVYFNQLMQRRASALAQMQSGLEEAMTEVAACKDRSAVLTRKLHDLDGVVERERQRWMDRVEEEKVHVSRSIPYSAPLAVPVSSGTTPLRSPIIGPHSGVGRSVLDDDSPRQLRA